Proteins encoded within one genomic window of Plasmodium cynomolgi strain B DNA, chromosome 11, whole genome shotgun sequence:
- a CDS encoding hypothetical protein (putative), producing the protein MAKTCYFPFLFLTYFFLSSALLARSDDGYVYSESASKYVRPNSNYEQQQEQQNLQPGKAQDGVVATVNNGPLSGPQSSPSVEEKEEGEGGSQSRVKREASPEEKVAPAEKAAPAEKAAPAEKAAPAENKTKDSTAVVDPPASMLQKSVPLKSLRSQIGTMISIFALNSSTYIDSMKKLFHLYNTYIDIKEDDFSNGSISLHMNFDKNTSNENTAKLNAVFYASSAKDDSNIVMANGEHLIDLNVNELLRENTLANGPHMESFGKKEGNVISDASVKVYEAIKDSQLDATKLFITLDKKSDDTLSVSKLDDFLGECLKAAQDALAQTGASNKKKKKAGNLQSADAVSGSQANGSQASGSQASGSQASGNQASGSQASGSQTGGNQTGGNQKPKKTRKVLMDEFKQSLISKDMAACKESAKLLMANSTVSSLMYLFVLIALGVFLLRAEMERFPNGGISERR; encoded by the exons ATGGCCAAGACATGCtacttcccatttttgttccttacatatttttttttgagctcAGCTTTGTTAGCCCGTTCCGATGATGGGTACGTTTATAGTGAATCAGCATCAAAGTATGTAAGACCCAATTCGAACTATGaacagcagcaggagcagcagaaTCTGCAACCCGGAAAAGCGCAAGATGGTGTCGTCGCCACCGTGAACAATGGCCCCTTGTCGGGACCTCAGTCCTCCCCAAGTGttgaggagaaggaagaaggtgAAGGAGGAAGCCAGTCGAGAGTGAAAAGGGAAGCGTCCccagaagaaaaagtagcACCAGCAGAAAAAGCAGCACCAGCAGAAAAAGCAGCACCAGCAGAAAAAGCAGCACCAgcagaaaataaaaccaaGGATAGCACAGCAGTCGTCGACCCCCCAGCCTCCATGCTACAAAAGAGTGTGCCCTTGAAAAGTTTAAGGAGCCAAATTGGTACAATGATCTCAATATTTGCCTTAAATTCGTCTACCTATATCGACAGCATGAAAAAGTTATTTCATTTGTACAACACCTACATTGACATCAAGGAAGATGATTTTAGTAACGGATCAATATCACTACACATGAATTTTGATAAGAATACAAGTAATGAAAACACAGCTAAGCTGAACGCCGTGTTCTATGCAAGTTCAGCAAAGGATGACTCAAATATTGTAATGGCAAATGGAGAACACCTTATTGATTTAAACGTGAATGAACTGTTAAGAGAAAACACACTTGCAAATGGCCCTCATATGGAAtcgtttggaaaaaaagaggggaatgTTATTTCGGATGCGTCTGTCAAGGTGTACGAAGCTATTAAGGACAGTCAACTCGACGCCACGAAGCTTTTTATCACGCTAGACAAGAAGAGTGATGACACACTTTCCGTTTCAAAATTGGACGATTTTTTGGGCGAATGTTTGAAGGCTGCGCAGGATGCCTTGGCGCAGACAGGTGCTTCgaataagaagaagaagaaagctGGAAATTTGCAAAGCGCCGATGCGGTTAGCGGAAGTCAGGCTAATGGAAGTCAGGCCAGTGGAAGTCAGGCCAGTGGAAGTCAGGCCAGTGGAAACCAGGCTAGTGGAAGCCAGGCTAGTGGAAGCCAGACCGGTGGAAACCAGACCGGTGGAAACCAGAAACCCAAAAAGACCAGAAAGGTTTTAATGGATGAATTCAAACAGAGCTTGATCTCGAAGGACATGGCCGCGTGTAAAGAGTCGGCCAAGCTGCTAATGGCGAATTCGACGGTATCCAGTTTGATGTACCTGTTCGTACTAATAGCACTAGGCGTCTTCTTGTT GCGTGCTGAAATGGAAAGATTCCCCAATGGAGGAATAAGTGAGCGACGGTGA
- a CDS encoding splicing factor 3a subunit (putative) encodes MDFQNRVGHKTGSGMPMTREDINQERRERLKQLALENIDITKDPYILKNNVGMYECKLCLTLHNNESSYLCHTQGKKHQMNLSQRLLKEKNEMTTSKLLNKAAPEPKKIVKIGKPRYDVTKVKNKRNKLGILFELSFPNIKENTKPKFRFMSSFEQKIEPPDKKYQYLLFAAEPYETVAFKIPNLDIDETQDFYYKWFEKKKIFVMQIHFQNPTEHNRARRRRNFLPHNVRW; translated from the coding sequence ATGGACTTCCAAAACCGAGTGGGGCACAAAACGGGCAGTGGCATGCCCATGACGAGGGAGGACATAAACCAGGAGAGACGTGAACGACTGAAACAACTCGCACTAGAAAATATAGACATCACGAAAGATCCATATATCCTCAAAAATAATGTTGGCATGTACGAGTGTAAATTATGCTTAACTCTGCACAATAATGAAAGCTCCTACTTATGTCATacgcaggggaaaaaacatcaAATGAATTTAAGCCAAAGGTtactaaaagaaaaaaacgaaatgaccACCAGTAAGTTATTAAACAAAGCTGCCCCAGAACCaaagaaaattgtaaaaatcgGAAAACCAAGATATGATGTCAccaaagtgaaaaataaaagaaataaactCGGCATTCTATTCGAATTGTCCTTTCCCAATATTAAAGAAAACACCAAACCCAAGTTCCGTTTCATGTCATCATTTGAACAGAAAATCGAACCTCCggacaaaaaatatcaatacTTGTTGTTCGCAGCCGAACCCTACGAAACTGTTGCTTTTAAAATTCCCAACTTGGACATAGACGAAACGCAGGACTTTTACTACAAGTGGTttgagaagaagaaaattttcgtCATGCAGATTCACTTCCAGAACCCCACCGAGCACAACCGCGCGCGCAGGCGCCGCAACTTCCTGCCCCATAACGTCAGGTGGTGA